A section of the Phycodurus eques isolate BA_2022a chromosome 4, UOR_Pequ_1.1, whole genome shotgun sequence genome encodes:
- the LOC133401225 gene encoding protein SOGA3 — protein MMQPSSSSDTPRQADNSSRKQQRSSSPAGLKATKHLASKPAAQGAGAGRSSRGHSPVSSGRERQAGGAQAYKGAAAIQVAGAESPTLSRAAPDRGGTQTSDDSPPRLCPDASSPSRADPNRVVSDQPCASKSPKLRSKNQKGGDASAASKNSSKSAVGCGPGFWKEGCLQSELIQFHLNKSLGKKGTKMQAKPASPPALELSPEPEPRQRGPPQPQTLLEEVERLEDENDDLKTEVEEMRAEMDEMRDTFYEEDACQLHDVRRELERANKNCRILQYRLKKAERKRMRFTETGQVDGEMLRSLEQDLKVAKDVSVRLHHELENVEEKRTRTEEENEKLRQQLIEVEVTKQALQNELQKAKERSLKRKGSKDLQKERKAQQTPTEEENDDLKCQLAFIKEEAVLMRKKMAKIDKEKDRLEQELQKYRSFYGDVDSPLPKGEAGGPPTTRESELKLRLRLVEEEANILGRKIVELEVENRGLKAELDDMREDSLVAAGVDGDDRGGQQCREQGEALSELRQQLQLVEDEAELLRRNLADVEEENKKVTTELNKLKYKAGSHEGGSRHGGGGTDPAKMEALQEELKAARLQINELSGKVMQLQYENRVLLSNMQRYDLASHLGIRGSPRDSDAESDGGRDDDTPSASASSPRLLPPHRKREGPVGGESDSDEVRNIRCLTPTRSLYSPVESRFLSRSLKDRQQMIDIRIEAERLGRTIDRLIADTSTIIAEARVYVTNGELFARLDDEDEGGRIREHELLYRINAQMKAFRKELQGFIDRLDVPKQDDKQPEEPLSMFQPIILLILILVLFSSLSYATIFKLVFLFTLFFVL, from the exons ATGATGCAGCCGTCATCCTCCTCCGACACGCCGAGGCAGGCGGACAATAGCAGCCGGAAGCAGCAGCGTTCCTCCTCCCCCGCCGGCCTGAAAGCGACAAAGCACCTCGCCTCAAAACCGGCGGCGCAGGGTGCAGGGGCAGGGAGAAGCAGCCGAGGTCATTCCCCCGTCTCATCGGGCAGGGAGCGGCAGGCCGGAGGCGCTCAAGCATACAAAGGCGCGGCCGCTATTCAGGTTGCCGGTGCTGAAAGCCCCACGCTGAGCCGGGCGGCGCCAGACAGAGGTGGCACCCAGACATCTGACGACTCCCCCCCGCGCCTGTGCCCCGATGCCTCCTCCCCCTCCAGAGCCGATCCGAACAGAGTTGTGTCAGATCAGCCCTGCGCAAGCAAATCCCCCAAATTGAGGAGTAAAAACCAGAAAGGAGGGGACGCCTCTGCAGCGAGTAAGAACAGCTCCAAAAGCGCAGTGGGCTGCGGACCTGGCTTCTGGAAGGAGGGGTGCTTACAATCCGAGCTGATTCAGTTCCACCTGAATAAAAGCTTAGGGAAGAAGGGAACAAAGATGCAGGCCAAACCGGCATCTCCCCCTGCCTTGGAGCTGTCCCCTGAGCCTGAGCCCCGACAACGAGGCCCCCCACAACCCCAGACACTCCTGGAGGAGGTGGAACGGCTTGAGGATGAAAACGATGACCTTAAG ACTGAAGTTGAGGAAATGCGAGCAGAGATGGATGAGATGCGGGACACCTTCTATGAGGAAGATGCCTGCCAGCTGCACGACGTGCGCAGAGAGCTAGAGAGAGCCAACAAGAATTGTCGAATACTCCAATATCGCCTGAAGAAGGCCGAGAGAAAAAGGATGCGCTTCACAGAGACTGGCCAAGTGGATGGAGAGATGCTCAGAAGTCTTGAGCAAGACCTGAAG GTGGCAAAGGATGTGTCTGTGCGTTTGCACCATGAGCTGGAGAACGTGGAGGAGAAGAGGACAAGGACAGAAGAGGAGAATGAGAAGTTAAGGCAGCAACTGATAGAAGTGGAGGTCACCAAACAAGCTCTTCAGAATGAGCTACAGAAAGCAAAAGAG CGCTcactgaaaagaaaaggaagCAAGGATCTCCAGAAAGAGAGAAAGGCTCAGCAGACCCCAACTGAG GAAGAAAATGACGATCTGAAATGCCAATTGGCCTTCATCAAAGAGGAGGCTGtcttaatgaggaaaaagatgGCAAAGATAGACAAGGAGAAGGACCGCCTGGAGCAGGAGCTGCAGAAGTACCGCTCCTTCTACGGGGACGTGGACAGCCCGCTGCCCAAAGGCGAAGCCGGGGGTCCCCCAACGACGCGTGAATCTGAACTGAAGCTCCGCTTGCGGCTGGTTGAGGAGGAGGCCAACATCCTGGGGAGGAAGATTGTAGAGTTGGAGGTGGAGAACAGGGGACTGAAGGCTGAGTTGGATGACATGAGGGAGGACAG TCTGGTGGCCGCAGGAGTGGATGGTGATGACCGTGGAGGTCAGCAGTGCAGAGAGCAGGGTGAGGCACTCTCCGAGCTGAGGCAGCAGCTGCAGCTGGTGGAGGATGAAGCAGAACTTCTGCGCAGGAATTTAGCCGATGtggaggaagaaaacaaaaag GTGACAACTGAGCTGAACAAGCTCAAATACAAGGCTGGCTCCCATGAAGGTGGCTCAAGACACGGAGGAG GAGGAACTGACCCTGCTAAAATGGAGGCCCTCCAGGAGGAGCTTAAGGCAGCCCGTCTGCAGATCAATGAACTGAGCGGCAAAGTGATGCAGCTCCAGTATGAGAACCGTGTGCTGCTGTCTAACATGCAGCGTTATGACCTGGCTTCACACCTGGGCATACGAGGCAGCCCTCGTGACAGTGACGCAGAGAGTGACGGAGGGCGGGATGATGACACCCCCTCAGCCTCAGCCTCCTCACCTCGCCTCCTGCCACCCCACCGTAAACGGGAGGGCCCAGTTGGAGGCGAGAGTGACTCGGATGAGGTGAGGAACATCCGCTGCCTTACCCCGACGCGCTCCCTCTACTCACCTGTGGAGAGCCGTTTTTTATCCAGAAGCCTGAAGGACCGGCAGCAGATGATAGACATCCGAATCGAGGCCGAAAGGCTGGGCCGCACCATCGACAGGCTTATTGCTGACACCAGCACCATCATTGCTGAGGCTCGTGTTTACGTCACCAATGGTGAGCTGTTTGCTAGGCTGGATGACGAAGATGAAGGTGGCAG GATCCGAGAACATGAGCTGCTATATCGTATCAATGCGCAGATGAAAGCCTTCAGAAAGGAGCTGCAGGGCTTCATTGACCGGTTGGATGTTCcaaaacaagatgacaaacaacCAGAGGAACCTCTATCT ATGTTTCAACCCATTATTTTGCTGATCCTCATTCTTGTTCTGTTTTCGTCACTCTCTTATGCCACCATTTTTAAACTTGTGTTTCTTTTCACTCTTTTCTTTGTTCTGTAG
- the echdc1 gene encoding ethylmalonyl-CoA decarboxylase isoform X1 has translation MVICAAMRHLLRGSHVCGSWASIFSRMWQRQVSGRVYTELDFDQEEIKAKLLGFPGGAIELSKQESGIAVLTINNPSRMNAFSGSMMVQLEEKVSQLEQWSDGKGLILQGAAGTFCSGSDLNAVQAISKPQDGIKMCMFMQNALTRLLRLPMISVALVEGRAVGGGAELTTACDFRLMAPGSVVQFVHKHLGVVPGWGGAARLVHLVGSQNSLKLLSGASKVDPEFGIQIRLADGVLKDPQVEEGVGTVLQQAEKWLSHYTTGPPSVIQAIKKVALSGRELSLVEALRTEKQVFGTVWGGPANLQALTSKSKYK, from the exons ATGGTCATCTGTGCAGCGATGCGTCATTTGCTGAGGGGGAGCCATGTGTGTGGCAGCTGGGCCAG tatattctcaaGGATGTGGCAGAGACAGGTGAGTGGCAGAGTTTACACTGAGCTGGACTTTGACCAAGAGGAAATTAAGGCCAAGCTGCTGGGCTTTCCTGGAGGCGCCATTGAGCTTTCCAAACAGGAGTCTGGCATCGCTGTCCTTACGATCAACAACCCTTCCCGCATGAACGCCTTCTCCG GCAGCATGATGGTGCAGCTGGAGGAAAAGGTGAGTCAACTGGAGCAGTGGTCAGATGGAAAAGGACTCATACTTCAGGGTGCTGCGGGAACTTTCTGTTCTGGATCAGACCTTAATGCTGTCCAAGCCATATCAAAACCTCAA GATGGCATTAAGATGTGTATGTTTATGCAGAATGCTCTTACAAGACTACTCAG GCTGCCTATGATCTCTGTTGCTCTCGTGGAGGGGAGAGCGGTAGGTGGAGGCGCAGAACTTACTACTGCCTGTGATTTCAG ATTAATGGCACCTGGCAGTGTGGTCCAGTTTGTACACAAACACCTGGGTGTGGTCCCAGGCTGGGGCGGAGCTGCTCGACTGGTCCATCTTGTTGGAAGCCAAAATTCCCTGAAGTTGCTCAGTGGTGCTTCAAAAGTGGACCCTGAATTTGGCATCCAGATACGGCTGGCAGATGGAGTTCTTAAAGACCCTCAGGTTGAGGAAGGTGTGGGGACTGTCCTACAACAGGCTGAAAAGTGGCTCAGTCACTACACTACAGGGCCACCGTCAGTGATCCAGGCCATTAAAAAAGTAGCGTTGTCAGGGAGAGAGCTCTCTCTAGTGGAGGCTCTGAGGACTGAGAAGCAGGTGTTTGGGACTGTTTGGGGGGGTCCAGCCAACCTACAGGCATTAACCAGCAAGTCTAAATACAAATGA
- the mtcl3a gene encoding protein SOGA3a — MSSVGPESQQQQHTRLKKKFEDLKKRHVQDKEDWMREKESLLREVADIQGGENRRILLDLKTVLDEVQAEVKREEEKRSDLQLQYTRDRCAWELERAELKCRIAQLENKDSSRLESGGVQCATGSYSVAQQASREEHNETSTLHQDKEEQRRLLADTYSTTMELHCRLEHNEKDWLKEKAELLERFDMERSEWESQLKDMQRKIEELYCEVRAKREGTGGRRNEEEMHRLSVPSLSSGSSVLSDMSQTHSSCSQPEPLLPFDRYIISGGGRESHSPTCCQPDRLSEVIAGGQFTLNECAHPGLRSRDSVLDRKDAANTSELETIFHKSVGCGLATKHVLTVNEKHHHGIKESPLLAEPSNASEKKKSTSALNAALKEIARVSEELCSYQDEIKKKSEDKRNRSELLYLSEEKTSADMDKTGLELNEAPNDLSQIYNQLKELEKENWITLSPDYTWRPNRGSEDSWESNSIDSCKDVPTCPVAIFDMDTPGPPVLPRSFSRNLSSPSQTDTELHIPESPKTTMTKCNSPCVTVDKKCGSPSIVRKFEAMLQENEGKIFIDGVVASCSVPKSSNCNMGCSHNRWSCDASKFTSSKLSRGGTVQKSFSEANILTSRKDCSPYSPGIGNLHNHQIQMPQVLKELPVDLLLSSLEISPTSPNLQCSRRNILLEKKTAAFNRTLFQAEMGHGVEEQECVLEADGYSMGFQPAKIADCAPDELLPPKNYPDDTTGLKDVNTEVELSTATSHLPIQNTEVKLNQSNSEVQEARMKNCTSSVNATEQPNAAVCEANTVTSQSPGLFSDVEQKVQTASSSSRKTQKKAPTNTTLSEVVLSANTHPGQNVEYVLFKRDSPSEAVIQPAKVDVSLQEPSAQSKQRQMTLPKLGSVPPSQMDCSRPAPRMLNDHPWKPLTLAAYPRPEGSRSNYGALERILKHYETAARSQLQDETVSGQNVSVQQDNAIGSNMRDMIPHPVAPPLRQPSLIQSSTTVSSHSAMGVTQIQQQVQVQEDYRWKT, encoded by the exons ATGTCGTCTGTTGGCCCTGAATCCCAGCAGCAGCAACATACGCGGCTAAAAAAGAAATTTGAGGATCTGAAAAAGCGGCATGTGCAGGATAAAGAGGACTGGATGCGGGAGAAGGAGTCGCTGCTAAGAGAAGTGGCTGACATCCAA GGAGGGGAGAACCGGAGGATTTTGCTGGACCTGAAGACAGTGTTGGACGAAGTGCAGGCGGAGGTGAAGCgagaggaggagaagaggagTGATCTGCAGCTGCAGTACACCAGAGACAGATGTGCCTGGGAGCTGGAGAGGGCGGAACTCAAGTGCCGGATTGCACAG CTGGAAAACAAAGACAGTTCTAGACTAGAGAGCGGTGGTGTCCAGTGTGCCACAGGTTCTTACTCAGTGGCTCAGCAAGCCAGTCGTGAAGAGCACAACGAGACGTCAACGCTCCATCAGGACAAGGAGGAACAGCGCAGACTTCTGGCAGACACGTACTCAACCACCATGGAGCTGCACTGTCGTCTGGAGCACAACGAGAAGGATTGGTTGAAGGAGAAAGCTGAGCTATTAGAGAGATTTGACATGGAAAGGAGTGAATGGGAGAGCCAACTGAAAGATATGCAAAGGAAAATAGAAGAG TTGTACTGTGAGGTGAGGGCCAAGCGAGAGGGGACTGGCGGTAGGCGGAATGAGGAAGAAATGCATCGGCTAAGTGTGCCTTCACTCAGCTCTGGTTCCAGTGTGCTCAGTGACATGTCACAGACACACAGCAGCTGCAGTCAGCCAGAGCCCTTACTCCCCTTTGACCGCTACATCATCAGTGGTGGGGGGCGTGAGAGTCATTCCCCCACCTGCTGTCAACCAGACAGACTCAGTGAAGTGATTGCAGGTGGTCAGTTTACTCTGAATGAATGTGCACATCCTGGATTGAGGTCTAGAGACTCCGTCCTTGATAGGAAAGATGCTGCGAACACTTCTGAGCTTGAAACAATTTTCCATAAATCTGTTGGATGTGGACTGGCAACAAAACATGTCTTAACAGTGAATGAAAAACATCATCATGGCATTAAAGAAAGTCCACTGCTGGCAGAGCCGAGTAATGCCagtgagaagaagaaaagcacCTCTGCTCTGAATGCT GCTCTGAAGGAGATTGCTCGTGTCAGTGAGGAACTCTGTAGCTACCAAGATGAGATAAAAAAGAAGAGTGAGGATAAAAG AAATCGTTCTGAATTGTTGTACCTCTCAGAGGAGAAGACCTCTGCAGACATGGATAAAACTGGACTGGAGTTGAATGAGGCACCAAATGACCTTAGTCAAATCTACAATCAACTGAAGGAATTGGAGAAGGAAAACTGGATCACCTTGTCACCAGATTACACCTGGCGGCCCAACAGAGGGTCAGAAGATTCCTGGGAAAGTAATTCTATTGACAGCTGCAAAGATGTGCCGACATGCCCTGTGGCAATCTTTGATATGGATACACCAGGCCCCCCTGTCCTTCCCCGCAGCTTCTCCCGGAATCTGAGCTCCCCCTCCCAGACAGACACAGAACTCCACATTCCCGAATCCCCCAagacaacaatgacaaaatgcAACAGTCCATGTGTTACTGTAGACAAAAAGTGTGGCAGTCCTTCCATTGTTAGAAAGTTTGAAGCTATGTTGCAGGAAAATGAAGGGAAGATTTTCATAGATGGTGTGGTAGCATCCTGTTCtgttccaaaaagttcaaactgTAACATGGGCTGCTCCCACAATCGCTGGTCTTGTGATGCATCAAAGTTCACTAGCAGTAAGTTGTCCAGAGGTGGGACTGTCCAGAAGAGTTTCTCTGAAGCCAACATATTGACTTCAAGAAAAGACTGCTCACCTTACAGCCCTGGCATTGGGAATTTGCACAACCACCAAATACAAATGCCTCAAGTTCTTAAAGAATTACCTGTAGATTTGCTATTGTCCTCCCTGGAAATATCACCAACCAGTCCCAACCTGCAGTGCTCCAGGAGAAACattttgttggaaaaaaaaactgcagcatTCAACAGAACTTTGTTTCAAGCAGAGATGGGCCATGGTGTAGAGGAGCAAGAATGTGTTTTGGAAGCAGATGGTTACTCTATGGGTTTCCAACCAGCAAAGATAGCAGATTGTGCGCCAGATGAGCTTTTACCTCCTAAGAATTACCCTGATGACACCACTGGTCTCAAGGATGTGAATACTGAAGTTGAATTATCCACTGCCACTTCACATCTTCCCATTCAAAACACAGAGGTCAAACTGAACCAAAGTAATTCTGAAGTTCAAGAAGCCAGAATGAAGAATTGCACATCTTCTGTCAATGCAACTGAACAACCAAACGCTGCAGTCTGTGAGGCCAACACAGTAACTTCTCAGAGTCCTGGACTCTTTTCTGATGTTGAACAAAAAGTTCAAACAGCAAGCAGCTCttccagaaaaacacaaaaaaaagcacccacAAACACTACCCTTTCTGAGGTGGTTTTGTCTGCAAATACCCATCCAGGTCAGAATGTGGAATATGTCCTCTTCAAGAGGGACAGTCCTTCAGAAGCAGTGATTCAGCCAGCTAAAGTTGACGTTTCACTCCAGGAGCCTTCTGCTCAGAGCAAACAGAGACAAATGACACTGCCAAAACTTGGGTCTGTGCCTCCCTCCCAGATGGACTGCTCCAGACCTGCACCTCGAATGTTGAATGACCATCCCTGGAAGCCCCTCACTCTAGCTGCATACCCGCGCCCTGAGGGCTCACGGTCCAACTACGGAGCATTAGAAAGAATTCTGAAGCACTACGAGACTGCAGCTCGTTCACAACTACAGGATGAGACCGTTTCGGGTCAAAACGTCAGCgtccagcaagacaatgccattGGATCGAACATGCGAGACATGATCCCTCATCCCGTAGCGCCTCCTCTGCGACAGCCATCACTCATACAGTCAAGCACCACAGTCAGCAGCCACAGTGCCATGGGAGTGACACAGATACAGCAGCAAGTGCAG GTTCAAGAAGACTACAGATGGAAAACATGA
- the echdc1 gene encoding ethylmalonyl-CoA decarboxylase isoform X2 yields MVICAAMRHLLRGSHVCGSWARMWQRQVSGRVYTELDFDQEEIKAKLLGFPGGAIELSKQESGIAVLTINNPSRMNAFSGSMMVQLEEKVSQLEQWSDGKGLILQGAAGTFCSGSDLNAVQAISKPQDGIKMCMFMQNALTRLLRLPMISVALVEGRAVGGGAELTTACDFRLMAPGSVVQFVHKHLGVVPGWGGAARLVHLVGSQNSLKLLSGASKVDPEFGIQIRLADGVLKDPQVEEGVGTVLQQAEKWLSHYTTGPPSVIQAIKKVALSGRELSLVEALRTEKQVFGTVWGGPANLQALTSKSKYK; encoded by the exons ATGGTCATCTGTGCAGCGATGCGTCATTTGCTGAGGGGGAGCCATGTGTGTGGCAGCTGGGCCAG GATGTGGCAGAGACAGGTGAGTGGCAGAGTTTACACTGAGCTGGACTTTGACCAAGAGGAAATTAAGGCCAAGCTGCTGGGCTTTCCTGGAGGCGCCATTGAGCTTTCCAAACAGGAGTCTGGCATCGCTGTCCTTACGATCAACAACCCTTCCCGCATGAACGCCTTCTCCG GCAGCATGATGGTGCAGCTGGAGGAAAAGGTGAGTCAACTGGAGCAGTGGTCAGATGGAAAAGGACTCATACTTCAGGGTGCTGCGGGAACTTTCTGTTCTGGATCAGACCTTAATGCTGTCCAAGCCATATCAAAACCTCAA GATGGCATTAAGATGTGTATGTTTATGCAGAATGCTCTTACAAGACTACTCAG GCTGCCTATGATCTCTGTTGCTCTCGTGGAGGGGAGAGCGGTAGGTGGAGGCGCAGAACTTACTACTGCCTGTGATTTCAG ATTAATGGCACCTGGCAGTGTGGTCCAGTTTGTACACAAACACCTGGGTGTGGTCCCAGGCTGGGGCGGAGCTGCTCGACTGGTCCATCTTGTTGGAAGCCAAAATTCCCTGAAGTTGCTCAGTGGTGCTTCAAAAGTGGACCCTGAATTTGGCATCCAGATACGGCTGGCAGATGGAGTTCTTAAAGACCCTCAGGTTGAGGAAGGTGTGGGGACTGTCCTACAACAGGCTGAAAAGTGGCTCAGTCACTACACTACAGGGCCACCGTCAGTGATCCAGGCCATTAAAAAAGTAGCGTTGTCAGGGAGAGAGCTCTCTCTAGTGGAGGCTCTGAGGACTGAGAAGCAGGTGTTTGGGACTGTTTGGGGGGGTCCAGCCAACCTACAGGCATTAACCAGCAAGTCTAAATACAAATGA
- the echdc1 gene encoding ethylmalonyl-CoA decarboxylase isoform X3, giving the protein MVICAAMRHLLRGSHVCGSWASIFSRMWQRQVSGRVYTELDFDQEEIKAKLLGFPGGAIELSKQESGIAVLTINNPSRMNAFSGSMMVQLEEKVSQLEQWSDGKGLILQGAAGTFCSGSDLNAVQAISKPQNALTRLLRLPMISVALVEGRAVGGGAELTTACDFRLMAPGSVVQFVHKHLGVVPGWGGAARLVHLVGSQNSLKLLSGASKVDPEFGIQIRLADGVLKDPQVEEGVGTVLQQAEKWLSHYTTGPPSVIQAIKKVALSGRELSLVEALRTEKQVFGTVWGGPANLQALTSKSKYK; this is encoded by the exons ATGGTCATCTGTGCAGCGATGCGTCATTTGCTGAGGGGGAGCCATGTGTGTGGCAGCTGGGCCAG tatattctcaaGGATGTGGCAGAGACAGGTGAGTGGCAGAGTTTACACTGAGCTGGACTTTGACCAAGAGGAAATTAAGGCCAAGCTGCTGGGCTTTCCTGGAGGCGCCATTGAGCTTTCCAAACAGGAGTCTGGCATCGCTGTCCTTACGATCAACAACCCTTCCCGCATGAACGCCTTCTCCG GCAGCATGATGGTGCAGCTGGAGGAAAAGGTGAGTCAACTGGAGCAGTGGTCAGATGGAAAAGGACTCATACTTCAGGGTGCTGCGGGAACTTTCTGTTCTGGATCAGACCTTAATGCTGTCCAAGCCATATCAAAACCTCAA AATGCTCTTACAAGACTACTCAG GCTGCCTATGATCTCTGTTGCTCTCGTGGAGGGGAGAGCGGTAGGTGGAGGCGCAGAACTTACTACTGCCTGTGATTTCAG ATTAATGGCACCTGGCAGTGTGGTCCAGTTTGTACACAAACACCTGGGTGTGGTCCCAGGCTGGGGCGGAGCTGCTCGACTGGTCCATCTTGTTGGAAGCCAAAATTCCCTGAAGTTGCTCAGTGGTGCTTCAAAAGTGGACCCTGAATTTGGCATCCAGATACGGCTGGCAGATGGAGTTCTTAAAGACCCTCAGGTTGAGGAAGGTGTGGGGACTGTCCTACAACAGGCTGAAAAGTGGCTCAGTCACTACACTACAGGGCCACCGTCAGTGATCCAGGCCATTAAAAAAGTAGCGTTGTCAGGGAGAGAGCTCTCTCTAGTGGAGGCTCTGAGGACTGAGAAGCAGGTGTTTGGGACTGTTTGGGGGGGTCCAGCCAACCTACAGGCATTAACCAGCAAGTCTAAATACAAATGA
- the echdc1 gene encoding ethylmalonyl-CoA decarboxylase isoform X4 — MVICAAMRHLLRGSHVCGSWASIFSRMWQRQVSGRVYTELDFDQEEIKAKLLGFPGGAIELSKQESGIAVLTINNPSRMNAFSGSMMVQLEEKNALTRLLRLPMISVALVEGRAVGGGAELTTACDFRLMAPGSVVQFVHKHLGVVPGWGGAARLVHLVGSQNSLKLLSGASKVDPEFGIQIRLADGVLKDPQVEEGVGTVLQQAEKWLSHYTTGPPSVIQAIKKVALSGRELSLVEALRTEKQVFGTVWGGPANLQALTSKSKYK; from the exons ATGGTCATCTGTGCAGCGATGCGTCATTTGCTGAGGGGGAGCCATGTGTGTGGCAGCTGGGCCAG tatattctcaaGGATGTGGCAGAGACAGGTGAGTGGCAGAGTTTACACTGAGCTGGACTTTGACCAAGAGGAAATTAAGGCCAAGCTGCTGGGCTTTCCTGGAGGCGCCATTGAGCTTTCCAAACAGGAGTCTGGCATCGCTGTCCTTACGATCAACAACCCTTCCCGCATGAACGCCTTCTCCG GCAGCATGATGGTGCAGCTGGAGGAAAAG AATGCTCTTACAAGACTACTCAG GCTGCCTATGATCTCTGTTGCTCTCGTGGAGGGGAGAGCGGTAGGTGGAGGCGCAGAACTTACTACTGCCTGTGATTTCAG ATTAATGGCACCTGGCAGTGTGGTCCAGTTTGTACACAAACACCTGGGTGTGGTCCCAGGCTGGGGCGGAGCTGCTCGACTGGTCCATCTTGTTGGAAGCCAAAATTCCCTGAAGTTGCTCAGTGGTGCTTCAAAAGTGGACCCTGAATTTGGCATCCAGATACGGCTGGCAGATGGAGTTCTTAAAGACCCTCAGGTTGAGGAAGGTGTGGGGACTGTCCTACAACAGGCTGAAAAGTGGCTCAGTCACTACACTACAGGGCCACCGTCAGTGATCCAGGCCATTAAAAAAGTAGCGTTGTCAGGGAGAGAGCTCTCTCTAGTGGAGGCTCTGAGGACTGAGAAGCAGGTGTTTGGGACTGTTTGGGGGGGTCCAGCCAACCTACAGGCATTAACCAGCAAGTCTAAATACAAATGA
- the rnf146 gene encoding LOW QUALITY PROTEIN: E3 ubiquitin-protein ligase rnf146 (The sequence of the model RefSeq protein was modified relative to this genomic sequence to represent the inferred CDS: deleted 1 base in 1 codon), with amino-acid sequence MLRMASCGEVDHSVSSLPPSKKGSGSSTSSNGAAGSGNSAESSCPGSNNTSPAVSVPECAICLQSCVHPVQLPCHHIFCFLCVKGASWQSKRCALCRQEVPDDFMERPTLLSPEELKASAGGRGGEVNDHAWYYEGRNGWWQYDVRTSRELEEAFSKGKKTAEMLIAGFLYVADLENMVQYRRNEHGRRRKMKRDVLDIPKKGVAGLRLDTEGVTGAIGAVGRENSADGADTTAAGVQQQGTGISSAPPAPPPTLRPQTSLGGRPGSSSPSLEEALSQLQVSHRPTPSCERSGAGEGEDEDEEEVAASPSGSSDLHTSVDESGSGDWSDDEEEEDHNEEAQGGGDCEHMELMEGRSQRQRLNREDRALPGAESTSHPSSSASERSRMPDGQCTVTEV; translated from the exons ATGCTAAGGATGGCTAGTTGTGGGGAGGTAGACCACTCTGTTAGCTCACTTCCCCCAAGTAAGAAAGGCAGCGGCAGCAGCACCAGCAGCAATGGTGCTGCTGGCAGCGGGAACAGTGCTGAATCATCATGTCCTGGCTCCAACAACACATCGCCAGCCGTCTCTGTACCAGAGTGCGCCATCTGTCTGCAGAGCTGCGTT CACCCAGTGCAACTGCCATGCCACCACATCTTCTGTTTCCTCTGTGTGAAAGGAGCATCCTGGCAGAGCAAACGCTGTGCCCTCTGCAGACAGGAAGTGCCAGATGACTTCATGGAAAGGCCCACACTTCTGTCTCCGGAGGAGCTGAAAGCGTCAGCGGGGGGTCGTGGCGGGGAAGTGAACGATCACGCCTGGTATTACGAGGGCCGCAACGGTTGGTGGCAGTATGATGTGCGAACCAGCCGTGAGCTGGAGGAGGCTTTCTCCAAGGGCAAGAAGACTGCGGAAATGCTCATCGCCGGGTTTTTGTATGTCGCTGACTTGGAGAACATGGTGCAGTACAGGCGTAATGAGCACGGACGTAGACGCAAGATGAAGCGGGATGTTTTGGATATTCCCAAGAAGGGAGTGGCTGGACTCCGTCTGGACACAGAGGGTGTCACAGGGGCAATCGGGGCAGTGGGTCGAGAAAACTCTGCCGATGGAGCCGATACAACAGCAGCAGGTGTACAACAGCAGGGCACTGGCATCTCATCTGCTCCGCCAGCTCCTCCACCCACTTTGAGACCTCAAACTTCCTTGGGCGGTCGACCTGGCAGCAGCAGCCCCTCTTTAGAAGAGGCGCTCTCACAACTCCAAGTCAGCCACAGGCCCACTCCATCATGCGAGCGATCTGGCGCTGGTGAAGGAGAGGACGAAGATGAAGAGGAGGTAGCGGCTTCACCCTCCGGGTCCTCTGACCTTCACACCTCCGTGGACGAATCCGGCTCTGGAGACTGGAGCGAtgatgaggaagaagaggatcATAATGAAGAAGCGCAGGGGGGAGGCGACTGTGAGCACATGGAGCTGATGGAGGGTCGGTCGCAGAGGCAAAGACTGAACCGAGAGGACCGAGCCCTTCCTGGAGCAGAGTCCACTTCCCACCCTTCGTCATCTGCAAGTGAAAGGTCCCGAATGCCTGATGGTCAGTGTACAGTGACTGAAGTGTGA